One genomic region from Sphingobacterium multivorum encodes:
- a CDS encoding glycosyltransferase family 2 protein: protein MRKKAKLAMETLQVEIQHMMSTNRSKLLGKFYVGENDWIVQAIVTFAKKSYYDTISDDHVCMELKREQSDCSKIASEKLQCIEPEHHEGIDHENYTSANVNASNFMIWHRYPSKGSIPFWGKTVSAINDPASSNTINYSYPGCKFSIEGMIKQTICLLENLRTTRSTIEILNETASRPLVSIVLPCFNAERFLPDCLESIFSQTYPDFELIAIDDGSSDATKAILKKQTDQRLIIVSNTSNRGITKSLNSGIELSKGKYIARMDADDIMHPDRLKKQVSFFESTSGEHVAAVGSDHYIIDQNGKLVGLKQYSCMSDEIEFISLFGNPVAHSSVMFRSEVIKNTKYRDNYPLNEDYALSVKLLKTEDFVNIPESLMYCRAHKSNFSLKNSKVRKESVANLLSDELESLSVELNTDELKQLLAIGFGMGNIYFNDREKLSSLELLIAHIVKTKQDTKINRTYSKKFSNAIRTYVKENLCGLYR from the coding sequence ATGAGAAAAAAAGCTAAGTTGGCAATGGAAACCTTACAGGTGGAAATTCAGCACATGATGTCTACGAATCGAAGTAAGCTTTTGGGCAAGTTCTATGTGGGGGAGAATGATTGGATAGTTCAAGCCATAGTGACCTTTGCCAAGAAATCATATTATGATACTATTTCAGATGATCATGTTTGCATGGAACTAAAACGCGAGCAGTCTGATTGCTCCAAAATAGCCTCTGAAAAACTACAATGTATAGAACCTGAACACCATGAAGGCATAGATCATGAGAACTATACCTCAGCCAATGTAAATGCCAGCAATTTCATGATCTGGCATAGGTATCCGTCGAAAGGTTCTATTCCGTTTTGGGGTAAGACAGTAAGTGCAATCAATGATCCGGCTAGTTCCAATACGATCAACTACAGCTATCCAGGCTGTAAATTCTCCATAGAAGGCATGATAAAGCAGACCATCTGTTTATTGGAAAATCTAAGGACGACTAGAAGTACGATTGAAATTCTAAACGAAACTGCTTCCCGGCCGTTGGTGTCAATTGTCCTACCTTGTTTTAATGCAGAAAGATTTCTGCCGGATTGCTTGGAAAGCATCTTTTCTCAGACCTATCCTGATTTTGAATTAATTGCTATTGATGACGGATCATCAGATGCAACAAAAGCAATCCTAAAAAAACAAACTGATCAGCGGCTGATTATTGTTTCGAATACATCAAATAGAGGGATCACTAAGAGTTTGAATAGTGGAATAGAGCTTTCAAAAGGAAAATATATCGCACGGATGGATGCCGATGATATCATGCATCCAGATCGTTTGAAAAAACAGGTTTCCTTTTTTGAAAGCACTTCGGGGGAACATGTTGCCGCTGTGGGATCTGATCATTACATCATCGATCAAAATGGAAAACTGGTTGGATTAAAACAATATTCTTGTATGTCAGATGAAATAGAATTTATTTCTTTATTCGGAAATCCGGTTGCGCACAGTTCGGTCATGTTTCGGAGTGAGGTTATCAAGAATACAAAGTACAGAGACAACTATCCTCTGAATGAGGATTATGCACTGTCGGTAAAACTTTTAAAAACAGAAGATTTTGTCAATATTCCTGAATCTTTGATGTATTGTAGAGCTCATAAAAGTAACTTTTCCTTGAAAAATAGTAAGGTTCGAAAAGAGAGCGTTGCCAATTTATTGTCCGATGAGTTAGAGTCGCTGTCTGTCGAGCTAAATACAGATGAACTCAAGCAGTTACTTGCCATTGGTTTTGGAATGGGAAATATTTATTTTAATGATAGGGAAAAACTAAGTTCGTTAGAACTTCTAATAGCGCATATTGTCAAGACAAAACAAGACACGAAAATAAACAGAACCTATTCGAAGAAATTTTCGAATGCTATAAGAACTTATGTTAAAGAAAACCTCTGTGGACTTTATCGATAA
- a CDS encoding right-handed parallel beta-helix repeat-containing protein — MKKIILVTISILFIPVVLLANETVWLSPKGSDTSDGTKAAPYYSLNKAIKGRLESRSENDTLFVNVLAGNYYMDRPFEIEQPSRRPIVIRGYDAENKPRFIGGIAIKGWQKYDDKLYRIRIPEVVHYGLTIEQLFVNGKRAILARTPNVDWYTVKNAVETNFVSGVRFANYAVQRIDFKREDWNEIRQLKHAGFADLKFRFYHKWDVTIKKPEYTSPDSAFIYMGGKGMHPWNPIQAGSRYVMYDYRAALDAPGEWYLDRNTGYLYYMPLAGENMDTAETLIPTLEQLVVFKGNENDAIKHITFENISFQATKYQIPPMGEDPMQAAALTKAALSFDFSENISLINCEVLHTGAYAIWLGRECHYNRVEHCYLADLGAGGIKIGVPFFRPGNQKVSSFNLIHNNIIMQAGRELPCGIGVAIFHSSDNQITHNEIADLYYSGVSVGWTWGYNDDPNSWTHHVNEKGEPEFHKTKLISPAVRNVVSYNHIHHIGWGELSDMGAVYTLGESKGTKITHNVIHDVLSYDYGGWGLYTDEGSTGVEMSNNLVYRCKSGGFHQHYGRENKIENNIFAFGHYYQAQYTRAEPHQSFSFKHNIILQDSGETLAGAWEKGSLAIDSNLYWHLNGVPQFVGKYTLQDWKKLKEPHSICADPLFKNPLSDDFSFSSKKAIRKIAFKPFDYTKAGIYGDSAWLMKGRLSDETLDEFKKRVALRSNK; from the coding sequence ATGAAAAAGATTATACTAGTAACAATCTCCATATTATTTATACCTGTTGTATTGCTTGCCAATGAAACTGTATGGCTATCCCCCAAAGGGAGTGACACAAGTGATGGGACAAAGGCTGCACCCTATTACTCGTTGAATAAAGCGATAAAGGGTAGGCTAGAAAGCCGGAGCGAAAATGATACTTTATTCGTCAATGTGTTGGCCGGAAATTATTATATGGACCGACCTTTTGAAATCGAGCAGCCGTCTCGTCGTCCTATTGTTATTCGAGGTTATGATGCTGAAAATAAGCCTCGTTTTATTGGGGGTATAGCGATAAAAGGCTGGCAAAAATATGATGATAAGTTGTATCGGATACGCATACCGGAAGTCGTCCACTATGGTCTGACTATAGAGCAACTCTTTGTGAATGGTAAACGCGCTATTTTGGCTCGTACCCCGAATGTTGATTGGTATACGGTGAAAAATGCTGTCGAAACCAATTTTGTAAGCGGAGTACGTTTTGCAAATTATGCCGTACAACGCATTGATTTTAAAAGGGAAGACTGGAACGAAATAAGGCAGTTAAAACACGCGGGTTTTGCAGATCTAAAATTTAGATTCTATCACAAATGGGATGTCACCATAAAGAAGCCTGAATATACCAGTCCGGATTCCGCATTTATTTATATGGGCGGTAAAGGAATGCACCCCTGGAATCCGATACAGGCCGGTAGTCGTTATGTCATGTATGACTACAGGGCAGCATTGGATGCGCCAGGTGAATGGTATTTGGATAGGAATACAGGGTACCTCTATTACATGCCATTGGCTGGGGAGAATATGGATACGGCCGAGACACTGATACCTACGTTGGAACAATTAGTTGTGTTTAAGGGGAATGAAAATGACGCGATCAAACATATAACATTTGAAAATATTTCTTTTCAAGCGACCAAATACCAGATACCTCCAATGGGAGAGGATCCCATGCAAGCAGCAGCATTGACCAAAGCCGCATTGTCTTTTGATTTTTCTGAAAATATTTCCTTGATAAACTGTGAAGTGCTCCATACTGGGGCATATGCTATTTGGTTAGGACGAGAATGCCATTATAATCGAGTAGAGCACTGTTATCTGGCTGATTTAGGTGCGGGTGGAATCAAAATTGGTGTACCCTTTTTCCGGCCGGGTAACCAAAAAGTCAGTAGTTTCAATTTAATTCATAACAACATTATTATGCAGGCAGGTCGTGAACTGCCCTGTGGAATTGGAGTTGCTATTTTTCATAGCAGTGATAATCAGATAACACATAATGAAATCGCCGACTTGTATTATTCTGGTGTCTCAGTCGGTTGGACTTGGGGATATAATGATGATCCAAATAGTTGGACACACCATGTGAACGAAAAAGGCGAACCTGAATTTCATAAAACGAAGTTAATAAGCCCGGCTGTGAGAAATGTCGTCTCCTACAACCATATTCATCATATTGGTTGGGGGGAACTATCTGATATGGGAGCGGTGTATACGCTTGGAGAATCTAAGGGGACCAAAATAACGCATAATGTCATTCATGATGTGTTGTCTTATGACTATGGGGGATGGGGACTTTACACAGATGAAGGTTCAACAGGTGTAGAAATGAGCAATAACCTGGTCTATCGATGCAAAAGTGGCGGTTTTCATCAACACTACGGCCGAGAAAATAAGATTGAAAATAACATCTTTGCTTTTGGCCATTATTATCAAGCGCAGTATACGCGTGCGGAACCACATCAGTCTTTTAGTTTTAAACACAATATAATTCTGCAAGACAGCGGGGAGACCTTGGCCGGAGCTTGGGAAAAAGGATCTTTGGCCATTGATTCAAATCTGTATTGGCATCTCAATGGGGTACCTCAGTTTGTTGGGAAATACACATTGCAGGATTGGAAGAAATTAAAAGAGCCACATTCCATATGTGCCGATCCACTTTTTAAAAATCCGCTTTCTGACGATTTTTCATTTTCATCTAAAAAAGCTATCCGCAAGATTGCATTCAAACCGTTTGACTATACAAAAGCGGGTATTTACGGCGATTCTGCTTGGCTAATGAAAGGACGATTGAGCGATGAGACGCTCGATGAGTTTAAGAAAAGGGTAGCTTTAAGGTCTAATAAATAA
- a CDS encoding family 43 glycosylhydrolase, protein MLNPIAPPGVYIADPEVRKMPNGKIYLYGSKDDLGNAYCSTAYNVLSTDNLVEWNNEQTSFATVGIGKQANYTNQILYAPDCIEHDGKYYLYYCLAGGGEDEGVAVSDSPYGPFKDGQIMKDMRGIDPSVFVDDDGQAYIFWGQGYAKGAKLGKDMKEIVGTAKDSLLTYETHKFNEGSSVRKRNGIYYYVFASHARHGESNCATLSYATSTSPLGPYTYRGVIIDNWGSGRNLVNNHGCIEEINGQWYVFYHRPTHGSQTMRKACLEPIFFAKDGTIAEVEMTTQGAGGLIDPTSRMDAARACLMQGNVAVHVRRPANDIPVEFLKGFHDGDFAVWRYFDFTRKDLKQFTCKTWGNTQDAKIEIRIDGINGKLLGTVVIASQQGETQYAIHTTAVANITGTHAIYLVVRGKEDEAKPKELLNLEWFEFSH, encoded by the coding sequence ATGTTGAATCCGATTGCACCACCGGGAGTATATATTGCCGATCCGGAAGTCCGAAAGATGCCCAATGGTAAAATCTATTTATACGGTTCAAAGGATGATCTTGGGAATGCCTATTGTTCGACAGCTTACAATGTCCTTTCTACCGACAATCTGGTGGAATGGAATAACGAACAGACTTCATTTGCTACAGTGGGGATAGGAAAACAAGCTAACTATACCAATCAAATTTTGTATGCACCAGATTGTATAGAACATGATGGGAAATACTATTTGTACTATTGTCTTGCCGGCGGAGGAGAGGATGAGGGAGTTGCGGTTTCGGATAGTCCTTACGGACCTTTTAAAGATGGCCAGATCATGAAAGATATGCGGGGAATTGATCCTTCTGTTTTTGTTGATGATGATGGTCAGGCTTATATCTTTTGGGGACAGGGTTATGCGAAAGGAGCGAAGCTAGGGAAAGATATGAAAGAGATTGTAGGTACGGCAAAGGATAGTTTATTGACTTACGAAACACATAAATTTAACGAAGGAAGTTCAGTAAGAAAACGCAATGGGATTTATTATTATGTTTTTGCAAGCCATGCGAGGCATGGTGAGAGCAACTGCGCTACATTAAGTTATGCTACCTCAACTTCTCCGCTTGGACCTTATACCTATAGAGGGGTCATTATTGATAATTGGGGCAGTGGTAGGAACCTCGTTAATAATCACGGTTGTATAGAAGAAATTAATGGACAGTGGTATGTCTTTTACCATCGTCCAACACATGGAAGTCAGACCATGCGCAAAGCATGTTTGGAGCCGATTTTCTTTGCAAAAGATGGCACGATTGCGGAAGTTGAAATGACGACACAAGGGGCCGGTGGGCTTATTGATCCTACTAGCCGGATGGACGCAGCAAGGGCCTGTTTGATGCAGGGAAATGTAGCTGTTCATGTCCGTCGTCCAGCTAATGACATTCCAGTAGAATTTTTAAAAGGTTTCCATGATGGTGATTTTGCTGTTTGGAGATATTTTGATTTTACCCGCAAGGACCTGAAGCAATTTACCTGTAAAACCTGGGGAAATACACAAGATGCGAAAATTGAAATTCGCATTGATGGTATCAACGGTAAGTTATTGGGAACAGTAGTTATTGCATCGCAGCAGGGGGAGACACAATATGCAATCCATACCACTGCTGTAGCGAACATAACAGGTACTCATGCAATTTATCTTGTGGTTCGTGGGAAAGAAGATGAAGCCAAACCAAAGGAGTTACTGAATCTTGAATGGTTTGAGTTTAGCCATTAA